A portion of the Stigmatella aurantiaca DW4/3-1 genome contains these proteins:
- the mreC gene encoding rod shape-determining protein MreC: MLSLLKRYRQLLLVSALLLFPLVAFLASGRRGREPNFIDRAVIALTSPLQSGLNWIIDGGVGLVNGYVDLRGVRRENDALRLENMQLRAAVQLLGEARTENERLRQLLGYTEAVPGPEIPARVVGVNPVAKLLSVRISSGEKQGVFEGMSVVTPDGIVGRVIRTTGHYADVALVTDPQSRVGVRVQRSRARGTAAGSGSGPLLLENMLRTEDVENGDLIITSGTDGVYPPGMVVGRVTNLEKKEHGMFQGADIVPAVDTTKLEEVLVVGSPYGVAAQSVEGGTR, translated from the coding sequence GTGCTGTCGCTCCTCAAGCGGTACCGTCAGCTGCTCCTGGTGAGCGCACTGCTGCTCTTTCCGCTGGTCGCCTTCCTGGCGTCCGGCCGGCGGGGGCGTGAGCCCAACTTCATTGATCGCGCCGTCATCGCGCTGACCTCGCCGCTTCAGTCGGGGCTCAACTGGATCATCGATGGGGGCGTGGGGCTGGTGAACGGCTATGTGGACTTGCGGGGAGTGCGGCGCGAAAATGACGCACTGCGGCTGGAGAACATGCAGCTGCGCGCGGCGGTGCAGTTGCTGGGGGAGGCGAGGACCGAGAACGAGCGGCTGCGGCAGCTGCTCGGCTACACGGAGGCGGTGCCCGGGCCGGAGATCCCCGCGCGCGTGGTGGGAGTGAATCCGGTGGCGAAGCTGTTGTCGGTGCGCATCAGCAGCGGGGAGAAGCAAGGGGTGTTCGAGGGCATGTCCGTGGTGACGCCGGACGGCATCGTGGGCCGCGTCATCCGGACCACGGGCCACTATGCGGATGTGGCGCTGGTGACGGATCCCCAGAGCCGGGTCGGGGTCCGGGTCCAGCGCTCGCGGGCGCGTGGCACGGCCGCGGGCTCTGGCAGTGGGCCTCTTCTTCTGGAGAACATGCTGCGCACCGAGGACGTGGAGAACGGCGATCTCATCATCACCTCGGGGACGGACGGGGTGTATCCCCCTGGCATGGTCGTGGGCCGCGTGACGAACCTGGAGAAGAAGGAGCACGGCATGTTCCAGGGGGCCGACATCGTGCCCGCGGTGGACACCACCAAGCTCGAGGAGGTGCTCGTGGTGGGCAGCCCTTACGGCGTGGCGGCACAGTCGGTGGAGGGTGGGACGCGATGA
- the mrdA gene encoding penicillin-binding protein 2, which produces MTPPTLGNTTPGRDLKRRFLFLGLAMVGGMAVLAMQLYRLQLIRGEEYAAKSVANFVKEVRLRADRGVIKDARGTILVDSRPSFDAFITPAFCTQCFEQVIPRLAELLTLDADQRQKVEDQVRAARRNAPFQPIPVRVDLTRDELDRLNARRDLLDGVEVVPVPHRNYRAGTVLSHVLGYMNEINQDELERLNADGAKYALGDYIGRRGLERYFESQLRGVDGVRKEVVNARGQTIEELNDMLGEHSVVLPEAGGNVVLSLDMRLQEAAEQAFPAVAGAVVAIDVNTGFIRALVSRPGFDPNLLTGRITPAQMASLAKDPLQPMINRVAADHYSPGSTFKVVSALAAYKSGLFRPETVVNCPGGYKLGARTWRCHKDSGHGPVNGRQAMQYSCDTWFYKVADTLGLDPIADMGKSLGLGSPTGIGVVAEVPGIMPSTEYHDRLSPGGYSKGMALNSAIGQGDDNVTPLQLALVYASLANGGTLYKPQLVQRIEDLDGRVIEAFQPQVVRKVDINPAHLKAVIDSLMAVVNEPGGTAYRQRLKDIKVAGKTGTAQVATLGAVRVKTHQMEFFARDHAWFAGFAPAESPELAVVVLNEHGGHGGVDAAPTGMAVIQKYFDLKAQDAVSPPPRANQPYTPTLPPAPDLESAILSRGVTPSGLPNATAH; this is translated from the coding sequence GTGACGCCTCCGACGCTGGGCAACACCACGCCCGGAAGGGATCTCAAGCGCCGCTTCCTCTTCCTGGGGTTGGCCATGGTGGGCGGCATGGCCGTCCTGGCCATGCAGCTCTACCGGCTGCAGCTCATCCGGGGCGAGGAGTATGCCGCCAAGAGCGTGGCCAACTTCGTCAAGGAGGTCCGCCTCCGCGCTGATCGCGGCGTCATCAAGGATGCGCGCGGGACCATCCTGGTGGACAGCCGTCCCTCCTTCGACGCGTTCATCACCCCGGCCTTCTGCACCCAGTGCTTCGAGCAGGTCATTCCCCGGCTGGCGGAGCTGCTCACCCTGGATGCCGACCAGCGTCAGAAGGTGGAGGATCAGGTGCGTGCCGCCCGCCGCAACGCCCCCTTCCAGCCCATTCCGGTGCGGGTCGACCTGACGCGCGACGAGCTGGACCGGCTCAACGCGCGGCGCGACCTCCTGGACGGGGTGGAGGTGGTGCCCGTGCCGCACCGCAACTACCGCGCCGGCACGGTGCTCTCACACGTGCTGGGGTACATGAACGAGATCAACCAGGACGAGCTGGAGCGGCTCAATGCGGACGGCGCGAAGTACGCGCTGGGCGACTACATCGGCCGGCGGGGCCTGGAGCGCTACTTCGAGTCGCAGCTGCGCGGGGTGGATGGGGTGCGCAAGGAAGTGGTGAACGCGCGAGGCCAGACCATCGAGGAGCTGAACGACATGCTCGGCGAGCACTCGGTGGTGCTGCCCGAGGCCGGCGGCAACGTCGTGCTCTCGCTGGACATGCGGTTGCAGGAGGCGGCCGAGCAGGCCTTCCCGGCGGTGGCGGGCGCGGTGGTGGCCATCGATGTGAACACGGGCTTCATCCGCGCGCTGGTGTCCCGGCCGGGCTTTGATCCGAACCTGCTCACGGGCCGTATCACCCCGGCGCAGATGGCCTCGCTGGCCAAGGATCCGCTCCAGCCGATGATCAACCGCGTGGCCGCCGACCACTACAGCCCTGGGTCCACCTTCAAGGTCGTCTCGGCGCTGGCCGCCTACAAGTCAGGCCTCTTCCGGCCGGAGACGGTGGTGAATTGCCCGGGCGGCTACAAGCTCGGCGCCCGGACCTGGCGCTGCCACAAGGACAGCGGCCATGGTCCGGTGAACGGCCGGCAGGCGATGCAGTACTCGTGCGACACCTGGTTCTACAAGGTCGCGGACACCCTCGGCCTGGATCCCATCGCCGACATGGGCAAGTCCCTGGGCCTGGGCAGCCCCACGGGCATCGGTGTGGTGGCCGAGGTGCCGGGCATCATGCCCAGCACCGAGTACCACGACCGGCTCTCCCCGGGCGGTTACTCGAAGGGCATGGCGCTCAACAGCGCCATCGGACAGGGCGATGACAACGTGACGCCGTTGCAGTTGGCGCTCGTGTACGCGTCGCTGGCCAATGGCGGCACGCTGTACAAGCCGCAGTTGGTGCAGCGCATCGAGGATCTCGACGGCCGGGTCATCGAGGCGTTCCAGCCGCAGGTGGTCCGCAAGGTGGACATCAACCCGGCGCACCTCAAGGCGGTCATCGACTCGCTGATGGCGGTGGTGAACGAGCCTGGCGGCACCGCGTACCGCCAGCGGCTCAAGGACATCAAGGTGGCCGGGAAGACAGGCACCGCGCAGGTGGCCACGCTGGGCGCGGTGCGCGTGAAGACACACCAGATGGAGTTCTTCGCGCGTGACCACGCGTGGTTCGCCGGCTTCGCCCCCGCCGAGAGCCCGGAGCTGGCCGTGGTGGTGCTCAACGAGCACGGCGGCCACGGCGGCGTGGATGCCGCGCCCACCGGCATGGCCGTCATTCAGAAGTACTTCGACTTGAAGGCGCAGGATGCGGTCTCGCCGCCGCCGCGCGCCAACCAGCCCTACACCCCCACGTTGCCTCCAGCCCCAGACCTGGAGAGCGCCATCCTCTCCCGCGGCGTGACGCCCTCAGGCCTTCCGAATGCAACTGCGCATTGA
- the rodA gene encoding rod shape-determining protein RodA: protein MVPHVPWGLLFCVLGIATLGIWNLASASRPPHAPVWYSQTIYLGVALGAALVVCLVDYRWIQRMTVPIYVLNIVALIALRFVGHKAKGAESWFVLGPIRVQPAEFMKIGVVLMLAKIYHDDFRPGQGSYNLWRLWKPVLAVGVPFVLVLVQPDLGTALMIFLSSLTVLIFGKVRWYLVALMVVGLLAGAGIIWNDYIRDSPEPRTTIVRHHLKKHQSQRISGWLDPEADLRGSGYHAAQSKIAVGSGGMTGKGWREGTQTGLSFLPEQHTDFIFSVWAEEHGFLSCLVLLALYGGLFSLALAVGFNARDRFGAFVAVGVTAMLFWQVFENIGMVIGLLPVTGITLPLMSYGGSSMLSVMLSIGLLVNISMRRHMF from the coding sequence ATGGTGCCCCACGTCCCGTGGGGCCTGCTTTTCTGTGTCCTGGGCATCGCGACGCTGGGCATCTGGAACCTGGCCTCGGCGTCACGGCCGCCCCATGCGCCCGTCTGGTACAGCCAGACCATCTACCTGGGGGTCGCCCTGGGGGCCGCGCTGGTGGTGTGTCTGGTGGATTACCGGTGGATCCAGCGCATGACGGTGCCCATCTATGTGCTCAACATCGTGGCGCTCATCGCGCTGCGCTTCGTGGGGCACAAGGCCAAGGGCGCCGAGAGCTGGTTCGTGCTTGGGCCCATCCGCGTGCAGCCCGCCGAGTTCATGAAGATCGGCGTGGTGCTGATGCTGGCGAAGATCTACCACGACGATTTCCGGCCCGGGCAGGGCTCCTACAATCTGTGGCGGCTGTGGAAGCCCGTGCTGGCGGTGGGCGTCCCGTTCGTGCTGGTGCTGGTGCAGCCGGACCTGGGCACCGCGCTGATGATCTTCCTGTCCTCGCTGACCGTGCTGATCTTCGGCAAGGTGCGCTGGTACCTGGTGGCGCTGATGGTGGTGGGGCTGTTGGCCGGGGCGGGCATCATCTGGAATGACTACATCCGCGATTCGCCCGAGCCTCGAACGACGATCGTCCGGCATCACCTCAAGAAGCACCAGAGCCAGCGCATCTCCGGGTGGTTGGATCCGGAGGCGGACCTGCGCGGCAGTGGCTACCACGCCGCCCAGTCGAAGATCGCCGTGGGCTCGGGCGGGATGACGGGCAAGGGCTGGCGCGAGGGCACCCAGACGGGCCTGTCCTTCCTTCCCGAGCAGCACACGGACTTCATCTTCTCCGTGTGGGCCGAGGAGCACGGGTTTCTCTCGTGCCTGGTGCTGCTGGCGCTCTATGGGGGGTTGTTCTCCCTGGCCCTGGCCGTGGGGTTCAACGCGCGCGACCGGTTCGGAGCCTTCGTGGCCGTGGGCGTCACCGCCATGCTCTTCTGGCAGGTGTTCGAGAACATCGGCATGGTGATTGGCCTGCTGCCGGTGACGGGCATCACCCTGCCGCTGATGAGCTATGGCGGCTCGTCGATGCTGTCGGTGATGCTCAGCATCGGGCTGCTGGTGAACATCAGCATGCGCCGCCACATGTTCTGA
- the mgtE gene encoding magnesium transporter — MLGNLLKPEFDELILSRDWNSLREAFTEMDPADVAEVIEDLPAQDSGVLFRLLPRDKAALVFEYLPPLQQSEVVSTLATEELKNLLNEMAPDDRTRLLEELPAEVTRRALTSLSPAELKVARQLLGYPEKSAGRYMTPEYLTLPGNLSAAEALSYVRAHGQGRETLSVLYIVDEKGRLLDEVRLASLVLSQPDTRVTDIHDRQLVSIPATVDREEIIGFFEKYDRVVLPVTDSQGVLLGIITVDDVLDVAEEAATEDIQRMGGMEALEAPYLESGLLEMLHKRVGWLTLLFLGQMFTATAMAHYQDAIAQAVFLGTFVPLIISSGGNSGSQATSLIIRALAVRDVALQDWWRVALRESVSGVALGVFLGVLGALRIALWPGHEELYGPHFLWVGVAVGLSVLGVVTFGTLCGSMLPFLLRRLGLDPATASAPFVATLVDVTGVVIYFTVASTLLAGLVF, encoded by the coding sequence ATGCTGGGAAACCTCCTCAAGCCCGAATTCGATGAGCTGATCCTCTCCCGGGATTGGAACTCGCTGCGCGAGGCCTTCACCGAGATGGATCCGGCCGACGTGGCCGAGGTCATCGAGGATCTGCCCGCGCAGGACAGTGGCGTGCTGTTCCGGCTGTTGCCGCGCGACAAGGCCGCGCTGGTCTTCGAGTACCTGCCGCCGCTCCAGCAGTCCGAAGTGGTCAGCACCCTGGCCACCGAGGAGCTGAAGAACCTGCTCAACGAGATGGCGCCGGACGACCGGACGCGCCTGCTGGAGGAGCTGCCCGCGGAGGTGACGCGGCGGGCGCTCACCTCGCTGTCGCCCGCGGAGCTGAAGGTGGCGCGGCAGCTCCTGGGGTACCCGGAGAAGAGCGCCGGCCGCTACATGACGCCGGAGTACCTCACCCTGCCGGGAAACCTCTCGGCGGCCGAGGCGCTCAGCTATGTGCGCGCCCACGGCCAGGGGCGCGAGACGCTGAGCGTGCTCTACATCGTCGACGAGAAGGGAAGGCTGTTGGACGAGGTGCGCCTGGCCTCGCTGGTGCTCTCCCAGCCGGACACCCGCGTCACCGACATCCACGATCGCCAGCTCGTCAGCATCCCGGCCACCGTGGACCGGGAGGAGATCATCGGCTTCTTCGAGAAGTATGACCGCGTGGTGCTGCCGGTGACGGACTCCCAGGGGGTGCTGCTGGGCATCATCACCGTGGACGACGTGCTCGACGTGGCCGAGGAAGCGGCCACCGAGGACATCCAGCGCATGGGCGGCATGGAGGCCCTGGAGGCCCCCTACCTGGAGAGCGGCCTGCTGGAGATGCTGCACAAGCGCGTGGGTTGGCTCACCCTGCTCTTCCTGGGCCAGATGTTCACCGCGACGGCCATGGCCCACTACCAGGACGCCATCGCCCAAGCCGTCTTCCTGGGCACCTTCGTCCCGCTCATCATCTCCTCGGGTGGCAACTCCGGCTCCCAGGCCACCTCCCTCATCATCCGCGCGCTGGCGGTGCGCGATGTGGCGTTGCAAGACTGGTGGCGGGTGGCGCTGCGCGAGAGCGTGAGCGGGGTGGCGCTCGGGGTGTTTCTCGGGGTGCTGGGCGCGCTGCGCATCGCGCTGTGGCCCGGCCACGAGGAACTCTATGGCCCGCACTTCCTCTGGGTGGGCGTGGCGGTGGGGCTCAGCGTGCTGGGGGTGGTGACCTTCGGCACGCTGTGCGGCTCCATGCTGCCGTTCCTGCTGCGCCGCCTCGGGCTGGATCCGGCCACCGCGTCCGCGCCCTTCGTGGCCACGCTGGTGGACGTGACGGGCGTGGTCATCTACTTCACGGTGGCGAGCACCCTGCTTGCGGGCCTGGTGTTCTGA
- the trxA gene encoding thioredoxin yields MAGADVLNIGDGDFTKEVLQSDTPVLVDFWATWCGPCRTIAPIVDALATEYKGRVKVAKIDVDANQDTPQQYGIRSIPTLLVFKGGKVVDTIIGAGGGKSKIEEALKKTL; encoded by the coding sequence ATGGCAGGCGCAGACGTGCTGAACATCGGGGATGGAGATTTCACCAAGGAAGTCCTTCAGTCCGACACGCCGGTGCTCGTGGACTTCTGGGCCACGTGGTGCGGGCCGTGCCGGACCATCGCGCCGATCGTCGATGCGCTGGCCACCGAGTACAAGGGCCGCGTGAAGGTCGCCAAGATCGACGTCGATGCCAATCAGGACACGCCCCAGCAGTACGGCATCCGCTCCATCCCCACCCTGCTCGTCTTCAAGGGCGGCAAGGTCGTCGATACGATCATCGGCGCCGGTGGGGGCAAGTCCAAGATCGAAGAGGCGCTCAAGAAGACGCTGTAG
- a CDS encoding cytochrome C assembly family protein → MSQPLVSLACHAYAFAALVYLAYLIRQWEALALAGRLLVGGGLVLHGVALALAMSAQGIMPVGAAQGFSTLAFLLLAIGLVLDVRYRKPVIGAFITPLAVTVLLPGLLLQKGQAPLEPHLRQPLLPVHVGIALLGLAAFAVAAGVGVMYLLMERQVRGKHFGLLFARLPSLEFLDTLNRRLVVCGFVALSITLATGAFFVAGSSRDLTWMMDAKVVATFVAWGLFASLAGARALVGWRGRRVALLTMAGFGLVLVSFLSSYDFSSSGMR, encoded by the coding sequence ATGAGCCAACCGCTGGTCTCACTTGCTTGCCACGCCTACGCCTTCGCGGCGCTGGTGTACCTGGCGTATCTGATCCGCCAATGGGAGGCGCTGGCCCTCGCTGGACGCCTGTTGGTGGGCGGGGGGCTGGTGCTGCATGGCGTGGCCCTGGCCCTGGCGATGAGCGCCCAGGGCATCATGCCCGTGGGGGCTGCCCAGGGATTTTCCACGCTGGCCTTTCTGCTGCTCGCCATCGGGCTGGTGCTGGATGTGCGCTACCGCAAGCCCGTCATCGGCGCGTTCATCACGCCGCTGGCGGTGACGGTGCTGCTGCCCGGCCTGCTCCTTCAGAAGGGCCAGGCGCCCCTGGAGCCCCACCTGCGCCAGCCCCTGCTGCCGGTGCACGTGGGCATCGCTTTGCTGGGGCTGGCCGCCTTCGCCGTCGCGGCGGGGGTGGGCGTGATGTACCTGTTGATGGAGCGGCAGGTGCGGGGCAAGCACTTCGGGCTGCTCTTCGCCCGGCTCCCTTCGTTGGAGTTCCTCGACACCCTCAACCGGCGGTTGGTGGTGTGTGGGTTTGTCGCACTTTCCATCACGCTGGCCACGGGGGCCTTCTTCGTGGCGGGCTCTTCGCGGGACCTGACCTGGATGATGGATGCGAAGGTGGTGGCCACGTTCGTGGCCTGGGGTCTGTTTGCCTCGCTGGCGGGGGCGAGGGCGCTCGTGGGGTGGAGGGGGCGGCGCGTCGCGTTGCTGACGATGGCGGGCTTCGGGTTGGTGCTCGTGTCGTTCCTCTCGTCGTATGACTTCTCTTCGAGCGGGATGCGCTAG
- the hemA gene encoding glutamyl-tRNA reductase: MELLCLGLSYRTAPLPLRERLALPEPRQVELLQKLLQVPASEVLLVSTCNRVEVYVTAPDLALADGRVREELSQLGGPETLSHLYMHHGAEALEHLFRVASSLDSMVLGEAQILGQVKEAYELGVSTGSVRNVLTRVFAAAFGCAKRVRTETAIGRASTSMASAAVALASKVFDNLKDKTVLVVGAGEMGELAAKHLKQAGPQRLLVANRTLARAQALAAEVGGQACAFEELNALLKEADVVVCSTASPVPLFTRENVSAVGRARRFRPLFMVDLAVPRDIAPDVAELNWVNAYDVDDIQKFVSENEAARAEEAQKAGVLVIEEVSRFMRERAVREGVPVLARLRQRAEQIARAEVEKTLGAMGEGLSDKQRKSIEAMGRAIVNKLLHEPTARLRAVGPEHEGNRLAGAAAELFGLEDEAASRAGAEAAPPSLAIGSKR, encoded by the coding sequence ATGGAACTGCTCTGTCTCGGGTTGTCCTATCGAACCGCCCCGCTGCCGCTCCGGGAACGGTTGGCCTTGCCGGAGCCCCGGCAGGTCGAGCTGCTCCAGAAGCTCTTGCAGGTGCCTGCCTCCGAGGTGCTGCTCGTCTCCACCTGCAACCGGGTGGAGGTGTATGTGACGGCCCCGGACCTGGCGCTGGCGGACGGGCGCGTGCGCGAGGAGCTGAGCCAGCTGGGGGGCCCGGAGACGCTGAGCCACCTTTATATGCACCATGGGGCCGAGGCCCTGGAGCACCTGTTCCGCGTGGCCTCGAGCCTGGATTCCATGGTGCTGGGCGAGGCGCAGATCCTCGGCCAGGTGAAGGAGGCCTACGAGCTGGGGGTGAGCACGGGCTCGGTGCGCAATGTGCTGACGCGGGTGTTCGCGGCGGCCTTCGGCTGCGCCAAGCGCGTGCGCACCGAGACGGCCATCGGCCGGGCGTCGACTTCCATGGCCTCGGCGGCGGTGGCGCTGGCCAGCAAGGTGTTCGACAACCTGAAGGACAAGACGGTGCTGGTGGTGGGGGCGGGGGAGATGGGGGAGCTGGCTGCCAAGCACCTGAAGCAGGCGGGGCCTCAGCGGCTGCTGGTGGCCAACCGCACCCTGGCGCGTGCCCAGGCGCTGGCCGCCGAGGTGGGCGGGCAGGCCTGTGCCTTCGAGGAGCTGAACGCGCTCTTGAAGGAGGCGGATGTCGTGGTGTGCTCGACGGCCTCGCCGGTGCCGCTGTTCACCCGCGAGAACGTGAGCGCGGTGGGGCGGGCGAGGCGGTTCCGGCCCCTGTTCATGGTGGATCTGGCGGTGCCCCGGGACATCGCCCCGGACGTGGCGGAACTGAACTGGGTGAACGCCTACGACGTGGACGACATCCAGAAGTTCGTCTCGGAGAACGAGGCGGCGCGGGCCGAGGAGGCCCAGAAGGCCGGGGTGCTCGTCATCGAGGAAGTGTCGCGCTTCATGCGCGAGCGGGCGGTGCGGGAGGGTGTGCCCGTGCTGGCCCGGCTCCGGCAGCGGGCCGAGCAGATTGCCCGCGCGGAGGTGGAGAAGACGCTGGGCGCGATGGGCGAAGGGTTGAGCGACAAGCAGCGCAAGAGCATCGAGGCCATGGGTCGGGCCATCGTCAACAAGCTCTTGCACGAGCCCACCGCGCGCCTGCGCGCCGTGGGGCCCGAGCATGAGGGCAACCGGCTCGCGGGGGCCGCCGCCGAGCTGTTTGGTCTGGAGGACGAGGCCGCCTCCCGTGCGGGGGCCGAGGCCGCTCCTCCTTCCCTCGCCATCGGGAGCAAGCGATGA
- the hemC gene encoding hydroxymethylbilane synthase, with translation MSRLVRIATRQSPLALWQARHVGALLTAQHPGLSVSLVEMTTEGDRFLSAPLSSVGGKGLFVKEIEQALLDGRADIAVHSLKDMTSVLPEGLMLAAVPVREDPRDAFCSPTGLTLDRLPQGARVGTSSLRRSCILRSWRKDLEIVSLRGNVQTRLQKTRDLGLAGTVLAHAGLKRLGLEREISEVLSPSVSLPAVGQGVLAIQCRTEDAEVRALLGPLEDAVTRVAVTAERALLAKLEGGCKVPLAGHATVEQGRVHLRGFVGRPDGTQVVAGEVRGTAKEAQALGEALAEDLLSRGAGEILRDFGHAGRGPKP, from the coding sequence ATGAGCCGCCTGGTGCGGATCGCCACCCGGCAGAGCCCGCTCGCGCTTTGGCAAGCCCGCCACGTGGGGGCGCTGCTCACCGCCCAGCACCCAGGGCTCTCCGTGTCCCTGGTGGAGATGACGACCGAGGGGGACCGGTTCCTCTCGGCCCCCCTGTCCTCGGTGGGGGGCAAGGGCCTGTTCGTGAAGGAGATCGAACAGGCGCTCTTGGATGGCCGCGCGGACATCGCCGTGCACAGCCTCAAGGACATGACGTCCGTGCTGCCCGAGGGGCTGATGCTCGCGGCGGTGCCGGTGCGCGAGGACCCGCGCGACGCGTTTTGCAGCCCCACGGGGTTGACGCTCGACCGGCTGCCCCAGGGGGCCCGGGTGGGAACCTCCTCGCTGCGCCGCAGCTGCATCCTGCGCTCCTGGCGGAAGGACCTGGAGATCGTCAGCCTGCGCGGCAACGTGCAGACGCGGCTTCAGAAGACGCGGGATCTGGGGCTGGCGGGCACGGTGCTGGCACACGCGGGGCTCAAGCGCCTGGGGCTGGAGCGGGAGATTTCCGAGGTGCTGTCCCCCTCGGTGAGTCTGCCCGCGGTGGGACAGGGAGTGCTGGCCATCCAGTGCCGCACGGAGGACGCCGAGGTAAGGGCCCTGCTGGGGCCCCTCGAGGACGCGGTGACGCGGGTGGCGGTGACGGCCGAGCGGGCGCTGCTGGCGAAGCTGGAGGGCGGGTGCAAGGTGCCCCTGGCGGGCCATGCCACCGTGGAGCAGGGCAGGGTGCACCTGAGGGGCTTCGTGGGACGGCCGGATGGCACGCAGGTGGTGGCCGGCGAGGTGCGTGGTACCGCGAAGGAAGCCCAGGCGCTGGGCGAGGCGCTCGCTGAAGACCTGCTGTCCCGAGGGGCAGGAGAGATCCTCCGCGATTTTGGCCACGCGGGGCGGGGGCCGAAGCCCTAG
- a CDS encoding uroporphyrinogen-III synthase, whose protein sequence is MERRLEGKRVLITRPKERAEELCFLLEDEGAEVMSLPMLELRPPEDPRPLAAAAESIQRYRWVVFASPSAVEALMEALREAGTVDRLSHVRIAVVGPRTARTVEGYGLKVTAEPAEATGLGLFAAIRDALHPEDEVLLPAGEEGRRELELALREQGVRVTRVTAYRSTPAPLSPEAQEALGQMPPDVVLFASPRTAEVFLEATGAEGLGAAKVVAIGPTTASVLARLGIGVAAVAERPTPEGLVDATVRAVHG, encoded by the coding sequence GTGGAACGGCGACTCGAAGGCAAGCGCGTGCTGATCACGCGTCCGAAGGAACGGGCGGAGGAGCTGTGCTTCCTCCTGGAGGATGAGGGCGCGGAGGTGATGAGCCTGCCGATGCTGGAGCTGCGGCCGCCGGAGGATCCCCGGCCGCTCGCCGCTGCCGCCGAGTCCATTCAGCGCTACCGGTGGGTGGTCTTCGCGAGCCCCTCCGCCGTGGAGGCGCTCATGGAGGCCCTGCGCGAGGCCGGGACGGTGGACCGCTTGAGCCATGTCCGGATCGCCGTGGTGGGCCCTCGCACCGCGAGGACCGTGGAAGGCTATGGCCTGAAGGTAACGGCGGAGCCGGCCGAGGCCACCGGGCTGGGCCTCTTCGCGGCGATCCGGGATGCGCTGCACCCGGAAGACGAGGTGCTCCTGCCTGCGGGAGAGGAAGGGCGCCGGGAGCTGGAGCTGGCCCTGCGCGAGCAAGGGGTGCGGGTCACCCGGGTGACGGCCTACCGGTCCACCCCGGCGCCGCTGTCCCCGGAGGCCCAGGAGGCCCTCGGGCAGATGCCGCCGGATGTGGTGCTCTTTGCCTCCCCCCGCACGGCGGAGGTCTTCCTGGAGGCCACGGGGGCCGAGGGGCTGGGGGCGGCGAAGGTGGTGGCCATTGGCCCCACAACGGCGAGCGTCCTGGCCCGGTTGGGCATCGGGGTGGCGGCCGTGGCCGAGCGTCCCACCCCCGAAGGGCTGGTGGACGCCACAGTCCGTGCCGTTCACGGGTAG